Proteins encoded in a region of the Flavobacteriaceae bacterium HL-DH10 genome:
- the uxaC gene encoding glucuronate isomerase, with protein MSKKFINDNFLLENKYAEELYHNYSKNQPIIDYHNHLSPQLIAEDKVFDNITQVWINGDHYKWRAMRTLGINENFITGDAADKDKFLNWAKTVPYTMRNPLYHWTHLELARYFDVYDLLNEKSAEKIYEEVSAKVNTKEYSTQNLLRKVNAEYVCTTEDPTDTLEYHQQIIKNNLDIKVGTSFRPDKAILISNDGYNDYVDSLANAAGVAINTYDDLCDALKNRIDFFDKNGCSVCDHGLDQIYFETYTESEIKAIFKKKRENQAISSEEALKFQSAILIFLAETYHEYGWVQQFHLGALRNNNARMHRILGPDTGWDSIGDYPQAQKLSAFLNALDSKDKLTRTIIYNLNPADNEVMATMIGNFNDGSVKGKVQFGSGWWFLDQKDGMIKQLNALSNMGLISCFIGMLTDSRSFLSFPRHEYFRRILCNLLGDEIKRGELPNDMEWIGKMVSDISYNNAKEYFKI; from the coding sequence ATGAGCAAAAAATTTATTAACGACAATTTTCTTTTAGAAAATAAATATGCTGAAGAGTTATATCATAATTACTCTAAAAATCAGCCAATCATAGACTATCACAATCACTTATCACCACAACTAATAGCAGAAGATAAAGTTTTTGATAACATCACTCAGGTTTGGATAAACGGTGATCATTATAAATGGCGTGCTATGCGTACATTAGGTATAAATGAAAACTTTATTACAGGTGATGCTGCCGATAAAGATAAGTTTTTAAATTGGGCTAAAACAGTGCCTTATACCATGCGTAATCCTTTGTATCATTGGACACATTTAGAGTTGGCTCGTTATTTTGATGTATATGATTTATTAAACGAAAAATCTGCTGAGAAAATTTATGAAGAAGTTTCAGCAAAAGTAAACACTAAAGAATATAGTACTCAAAATTTACTTCGCAAAGTTAATGCAGAGTATGTATGTACTACCGAAGATCCTACGGATACTTTAGAATATCACCAACAAATAATAAAAAATAACTTAGATATAAAAGTAGGTACTTCATTTAGACCAGATAAGGCTATTTTAATTTCTAATGATGGCTATAATGATTATGTTGATTCATTAGCAAATGCTGCTGGTGTAGCTATAAATACTTACGACGATTTATGTGATGCTCTTAAAAATAGAATTGACTTTTTCGATAAAAACGGATGTAGCGTTTGCGATCATGGTTTAGATCAAATTTATTTTGAGACATATACAGAAAGTGAAATAAAAGCGATTTTCAAAAAGAAAAGAGAAAATCAAGCTATTTCTTCAGAAGAAGCTTTAAAATTCCAAAGTGCTATTTTAATATTTTTAGCAGAAACCTATCATGAATATGGTTGGGTGCAACAATTCCATTTAGGAGCTTTAAGAAATAACAACGCACGTATGCACCGTATTTTAGGTCCAGATACAGGTTGGGATTCTATTGGCGATTATCCGCAAGCTCAAAAATTATCTGCATTTTTAAATGCTTTGGATTCTAAAGATAAGTTAACGAGAACAATTATTTATAACTTAAACCCTGCCGATAATGAAGTCATGGCTACCATGATTGGTAATTTTAACGACGGTAGTGTGAAAGGGAAAGTACAGTTTGGTTCTGGTTGGTGGTTCTTAGATCAAAAAGATGGTATGATAAAACAATTAAACGCACTTTCAAATATGGGTTTAATTAGCTGTTTTATTGGTATGTTAACAGATTCAAGAAGCTTCTTATCATTCCCAAGGCACGAGTATTTCAGACGTATTCTTTGTAATCTTTTAGGAGATGAAATAAAAAGAGGTGAATTACCAAACGATATGGAGTGGATTGGTAAAATGGTTTCTGATATTAGTTATAATAACGCCAAAGAATATTTTAAAATTTAA
- a CDS encoding heparan-alpha-glucosaminide N-acetyltransferase domain-containing protein, which produces MKEMISKASTRFLSLDVFRGLTICLMIVVNTPGTGANLYPYLVHANWFGFTLADLVFPSFLFAMGNAMSFSMEKLKSASPSFVWKKILKRTCLIFLIGYLMYWFPFFQHTNGMWELKPISETRIMGVLQRIALCYFFASIILYYLSQRVALILSGVILLAYWLVLYLFGDSEGVLDMATNAITKLDLNILGDGHIYKKDSIPFDPEGILSTLPSIVNVLAGYIAGVFVQQKGKTYEGISKLLIAGFLLVSLALWWDLVFPISKKLWTSSFSLYTIGLDLSIMAILIYGIEFKNIKLGVKFFNVFGKNPLFIYLFSELFYVVLCQINISSSMNLFEWISENIFQNVFPGSFGALITAIVFMLLCWILGWWLDRKRIYIKI; this is translated from the coding sequence ATGAAAGAAATGATTTCTAAAGCTTCTACTCGCTTTTTATCTTTGGATGTATTTAGAGGGTTAACCATCTGTTTAATGATTGTTGTTAATACACCTGGTACAGGGGCTAATTTATATCCTTATTTAGTACATGCCAATTGGTTTGGATTTACACTAGCCGATTTGGTATTCCCTTCATTTCTTTTTGCTATGGGTAATGCTATGAGTTTTTCAATGGAAAAGCTAAAATCTGCCTCTCCAAGTTTTGTTTGGAAAAAAATATTAAAACGCACATGTCTTATATTTTTAATTGGGTATTTAATGTATTGGTTTCCATTTTTTCAACATACCAATGGCATGTGGGAATTGAAACCAATAAGCGAAACCCGTATTATGGGTGTATTGCAGCGTATTGCTTTATGTTATTTTTTTGCTTCTATCATTTTATATTATCTATCACAAAGGGTTGCTTTAATTTTATCAGGTGTTATTCTATTAGCTTATTGGCTTGTTTTATATTTATTTGGAGATTCTGAAGGTGTTTTAGATATGGCAACAAATGCGATAACAAAATTAGATTTGAATATATTAGGAGATGGTCATATTTATAAAAAAGATAGTATTCCGTTTGATCCTGAAGGAATTTTAAGTACGTTACCATCAATCGTAAATGTACTGGCTGGATATATAGCAGGGGTTTTTGTTCAACAAAAAGGTAAGACTTATGAAGGAATTTCTAAACTGCTTATAGCTGGATTCCTCCTAGTTTCATTGGCTCTTTGGTGGGACTTGGTATTTCCAATTTCAAAAAAACTTTGGACAAGCTCATTTTCACTATACACAATAGGGTTAGACTTGTCTATAATGGCAATTTTAATTTATGGTATTGAATTTAAAAACATAAAGTTAGGGGTTAAGTTTTTTAATGTGTTTGGAAAAAACCCTTTGTTTATTTATTTGTTTTCTGAGTTGTTTTATGTCGTTTTATGTCAGATTAATATAAGTTCTAGTATGAATCTCTTTGAATGGATAAGTGAAAATATTTTTCAAAATGTTTTTCCAGGATCGTTTGGAGCTTTAATTACAGCTATAGTATTTATGTTATTGTGTTGGATTTTAGGGTGGTGGCTTGATAGAAAACGTATTTATATAAAAATATAG
- a CDS encoding inositol oxygenase family protein encodes MKKPIDTDNPLHNLDAWEDDLLMRYPDPSVKKKEKEEFRNYVDSDRQEIVKEFYRINHTYQTYDFVCSKEEEFLKFNKKEMSIWEAVEFLNTLVDDSDPDIDLDQTQHLLQTSEAIRADGHPDWFVLTGFIHDLGKVLCLFGEPQWAVVGDTFPVGCAYSDKIVYPEFFKDNPDYSDKRFNGKLGVYSENCGLDKVKMSWGHDEYLYQIMKDYLPEPALYMIRFHSFYSQHRDNAYAHLMNDKDVEMFEWVKKFNPYDLYTKAPVKPDVNALLPYYKELVAKYLPEKLKF; translated from the coding sequence ATGAAAAAACCAATAGATACAGACAATCCATTACATAATTTAGATGCGTGGGAAGATGATTTACTAATGAGATATCCAGATCCATCTGTTAAGAAAAAGGAAAAGGAGGAATTTAGAAATTATGTAGATTCTGATAGACAGGAAATAGTCAAAGAGTTTTATAGAATAAATCACACCTATCAAACCTATGATTTTGTTTGTAGTAAGGAGGAAGAATTTTTGAAGTTTAACAAAAAGGAAATGTCCATTTGGGAGGCCGTAGAATTTTTAAACACGTTGGTAGATGATAGTGATCCAGATATTGATTTAGATCAAACACAACACCTATTACAAACTTCAGAAGCCATTAGAGCCGATGGTCACCCAGATTGGTTTGTGTTAACTGGGTTTATACACGATTTAGGAAAAGTTTTATGTCTTTTTGGAGAACCACAATGGGCTGTTGTTGGCGATACGTTTCCGGTAGGTTGTGCCTATTCAGATAAAATAGTGTATCCAGAATTTTTTAAAGATAACCCAGATTATTCAGATAAGCGATTTAATGGTAAGCTTGGTGTTTATTCTGAAAATTGCGGATTGGATAAAGTGAAGATGAGTTGGGGACATGATGAATATCTATATCAAATAATGAAAGATTACTTACCTGAACCAGCTTTATATATGATTAGATTTCATTCTTTTTATTCACAGCATAGAGATAATGCTTATGCACATTTAATGAATGATAAAGATGTTGAAATGTTTGAGTGGGTAAAAAAGTTTAATCCTTATGATTTATATACAAAAGCACCTGTTAAACCAGATGTTAATGCTTTGCTTCCGTATTATAAAGAATTAGTAGCTAAGTATTTACCAGAAAAATTAAAGTTTTAA
- a CDS encoding solute:sodium symporter family transporter, which produces MYTVITFVAFTAFVAFYSWYKLRKEKLSSKDGYFLGGRSLTGVVIAGSMLLTNISTEHLIGMNGSSYKNGFIIIAWEVTSALALVAAAIYFIPKYLKMGLTTIPQYLEKRFDSTTRTLVALFLMISFIVTLIPIVLYTGAINIESIFNVSEVFEVSKDQGLWITVILIGILGSIYAIFGGLKAVAVSDTINGYGLLIGGLLIPLLALISIGDGNPLDGLSKVYLNSPEKFNVIGAKDSVLPFEVLFTGLIINQLYFWCMNQTIIQRAFGAKNLVEAQKGLLFTGVLKILVPIIIILPGVIGFYYFGDSLYENQDMIYPELIKKVLPVGLVGVFAAIVLGAVLSTFNSVLNSAATIFSIDIYKRHLDKTCSDKKLVRIGRLTSTILAVFGILAAPMVADAPDGLYQLLQQLNGIFFIPIASIMLAGFFLKKISAMGAKVALFVGLAFYILTTFIFNVNIHFVHIWGIEFVLNLAVMFGVSHFYPPNSEFKQEDLHIVDMKSWKYTKPMAMLLCVITIFIYVLLGNN; this is translated from the coding sequence ATGTATACAGTTATTACTTTTGTTGCCTTTACGGCTTTTGTTGCCTTCTATTCTTGGTATAAGCTAAGAAAGGAAAAGTTAAGTTCAAAAGACGGATATTTTCTTGGAGGAAGAAGCTTGACAGGTGTGGTTATTGCGGGGTCCATGTTACTTACTAATATTTCGACAGAACACCTAATAGGTATGAATGGATCATCTTATAAAAATGGTTTCATTATTATTGCATGGGAAGTAACTTCGGCTTTAGCGTTAGTAGCTGCAGCTATTTATTTTATTCCTAAATATCTAAAAATGGGGCTTACTACAATTCCTCAATATTTAGAAAAAAGATTTGATAGCACAACCCGAACTTTAGTGGCATTATTTTTAATGATTTCATTTATTGTAACTCTAATACCAATAGTACTTTACACAGGCGCCATTAATATTGAAAGTATATTTAATGTTTCAGAAGTATTTGAAGTTTCTAAAGATCAGGGTTTATGGATAACAGTAATATTAATTGGAATATTAGGGTCTATTTATGCCATTTTTGGAGGATTAAAAGCTGTTGCCGTATCAGACACTATAAATGGTTACGGCCTTTTAATTGGGGGGCTTCTTATCCCTTTATTGGCGCTAATAAGTATTGGAGATGGAAATCCTTTGGATGGTTTAAGTAAAGTGTATTTAAATAGTCCAGAAAAATTTAATGTAATAGGAGCAAAAGATTCTGTTTTACCTTTTGAAGTTCTTTTCACGGGGTTGATTATAAATCAACTTTATTTTTGGTGTATGAATCAAACTATTATTCAGCGTGCATTTGGTGCTAAAAATTTAGTCGAGGCGCAAAAAGGATTACTCTTTACTGGGGTTTTAAAAATATTAGTTCCAATCATTATTATTTTACCTGGGGTTATTGGGTTTTATTATTTTGGTGATTCACTTTACGAAAATCAAGATATGATTTACCCTGAGTTAATAAAGAAAGTATTACCTGTTGGCTTAGTGGGTGTTTTTGCAGCTATTGTGTTAGGAGCCGTTTTGAGTACTTTTAATAGTGTCCTTAATAGTGCTGCAACTATTTTTAGTATAGATATTTATAAAAGGCATTTAGACAAAACATGTAGTGATAAAAAATTAGTTAGAATTGGAAGATTAACCTCTACCATTTTAGCTGTTTTCGGAATCTTAGCAGCTCCTATGGTTGCCGATGCGCCAGATGGTTTGTATCAATTATTACAACAATTAAATGGCATCTTTTTTATACCCATAGCTTCTATTATGTTAGCCGGCTTTTTTCTGAAAAAAATATCGGCTATGGGAGCAAAAGTAGCGCTTTTTGTAGGCCTTGCATTTTATATATTAACAACATTTATTTTTAATGTAAATATTCACTTTGTACATATATGGGGTATTGAGTTTGTGTTGAATTTAGCTGTCATGTTCGGCGTTTCTCATTTTTATCCACCAAACTCAGAATTTAAACAAGAAGATTTACATATAGTAGATATGAAATCATGGAAATATACTAAGCCAATGGCAATGTTACTTTGTGTTATTACGATTTTTATTTATGTGCTATTGGGAAATAATTAA
- a CDS encoding MFS transporter, which yields MNETKKIGNYRYRILALLMFATTINYFDRSIIGVLAPTLEKMFGWSNNDYANIMISFKVAYALGMLSMGGLIDRLGTKKGYTLSIAIWSVFGMMHALVRPGFSVIGFAAARFGLGFGESGNFPAAIKTTAEWFPKKDRAYATGLFNAATSIGAIAAPFVVAWIVEEDGTNWQIPFLITGALSALWVFLWFRMYKKPEVHPKVSKEELDYIQSDSEAENEEKLPWKSVLDKRQTWAFALAKVTDAVWWFYLFWGAKFLADTFQVDIHNIALPFFVIYILADGGSILGGYLSGAFIKKGWAINKARKVTLLICALIILPVCFVAVTENKWVAIILIGIAAAGHQAWSANIFTLVSDVFPKKATASVVGIGGMVGAVAGILADKALGSVLDTAGNSGYFWAFTIAGSCYLIILGLVHLLMPKMTPLDENLNPVKE from the coding sequence ATGAATGAAACTAAAAAGATAGGAAACTATCGGTACAGGATTTTAGCACTTTTAATGTTTGCTACAACCATTAACTATTTTGATAGAAGTATCATTGGAGTATTGGCACCAACTTTAGAAAAAATGTTTGGATGGTCTAATAACGATTATGCAAATATCATGATATCATTTAAGGTGGCTTATGCTCTAGGGATGCTTTCAATGGGAGGTTTGATAGATCGTTTAGGTACTAAAAAAGGATATACATTGTCAATTGCTATTTGGAGTGTTTTTGGAATGATGCACGCTTTGGTTCGCCCAGGTTTTAGTGTTATTGGTTTTGCTGCTGCCAGATTTGGTTTAGGTTTTGGTGAGTCTGGGAACTTTCCAGCTGCTATAAAAACAACAGCAGAGTGGTTTCCTAAAAAAGACCGTGCTTATGCCACCGGATTATTTAATGCGGCAACTAGTATAGGTGCTATAGCAGCGCCGTTTGTGGTTGCTTGGATTGTAGAAGAAGATGGTACTAACTGGCAAATTCCGTTTTTAATAACAGGGGCATTAAGTGCTCTTTGGGTATTCTTATGGTTCCGTATGTATAAAAAACCAGAAGTACATCCTAAAGTTTCAAAAGAAGAGTTGGATTATATTCAAAGTGATTCTGAAGCAGAGAATGAAGAAAAATTACCATGGAAAAGTGTACTTGATAAACGCCAAACTTGGGCTTTTGCTTTAGCTAAAGTAACCGATGCTGTATGGTGGTTCTATCTTTTCTGGGGAGCTAAATTTTTAGCAGATACTTTCCAAGTAGATATTCATAACATTGCACTTCCATTCTTTGTAATTTATATTTTAGCCGATGGTGGTAGTATTTTAGGAGGATATCTTTCTGGAGCTTTCATTAAAAAAGGATGGGCTATAAATAAAGCCAGAAAAGTAACATTACTAATTTGTGCTTTAATTATTTTACCTGTATGTTTTGTAGCAGTTACAGAAAATAAATGGGTAGCTATTATACTTATTGGTATTGCAGCAGCAGGACATCAAGCTTGGTCTGCGAATATTTTCACATTAGTATCAGATGTATTTCCTAAAAAAGCAACCGCTTCGGTTGTTGGTATCGGAGGTATGGTTGGTGCAGTAGCTGGTATTCTTGCCGATAAGGCTTTAGGTTCTGTACTAGATACAGCTGGTAATTCAGGGTATTTTTGGGCGTTCACTATTGCAGGTTCATGCTATCTTATTATACTTGGGTTGGTACATTTATTAATGCCAAAAATGACACCTTTAGATGAGAATTTAAATCCAGTTAAAGAATAG
- a CDS encoding tagaturonate reductase — protein MKKLNRVNVGLEEKLPIKIVQFGEGNFLRAFIGYAFQELNKAADFNAGIAVVQPIDRGLVKMLNDQDGLYTLFMKGVKKGEEIQDIELISNIVKAVDPYANFKDYLSIAREESLEFMISNTTEAGIAYVGSDTPDMQPPSSFPAKLTVLLYERFKHFNGDASKGLTIIPCELINHNSETLKDIILKYISDWNLGDDFKTWLLESNSFHSTLVDRIVPGYPKDEIEAYNAQLDYSDNLIVAAEAFLLWVIEGGDDLKAKLPFDKTNLDVKIVDDMQPYRTRKVRILNGAHTAMVPFSILYGNKTVKQSVDDSFTGPFIQKAVFNEIIDTLDMDRDELNSFADEIFDRFRNPFIIHNLSSIALNTVSKFKVRVLPSLLGYVEVNNKIPTNLTFAFAALIRFYKGTFNGEDLPVQDSDDIVANFAKIWESSDYSEIANAVLSNEEYWGEDLTKVKNLSEAVTLALKEIDTNGIEAGFANYSKTY, from the coding sequence ATGAAAAAATTAAACAGAGTAAATGTTGGATTAGAAGAGAAGCTTCCAATCAAAATTGTGCAATTCGGAGAAGGTAACTTTTTAAGAGCCTTTATAGGTTATGCGTTTCAAGAATTAAATAAGGCTGCAGATTTTAATGCAGGAATAGCTGTTGTACAACCTATTGATAGAGGTCTGGTTAAGATGCTGAATGATCAGGATGGGTTATACACTTTGTTTATGAAAGGTGTTAAGAAAGGTGAAGAGATTCAAGATATTGAATTGATTTCAAACATTGTAAAAGCCGTAGATCCTTATGCTAATTTTAAAGATTATTTAAGCATAGCAAGAGAAGAATCATTAGAATTTATGATTTCTAATACTACAGAAGCTGGCATTGCTTATGTTGGTTCTGATACTCCTGACATGCAACCACCAAGTTCATTCCCTGCAAAATTAACAGTGCTATTATATGAAAGATTTAAACATTTTAATGGTGATGCAAGTAAAGGGTTAACAATTATTCCTTGTGAGCTAATTAATCATAATTCTGAAACCTTAAAAGATATTATTTTAAAGTATATTTCAGATTGGAATTTAGGTGATGATTTTAAAACTTGGTTGTTAGAAAGTAACTCTTTTCACAGTACTTTAGTTGATAGAATTGTTCCTGGATATCCAAAAGATGAAATTGAAGCTTATAACGCTCAGTTAGATTATTCAGATAATTTAATTGTAGCTGCTGAAGCTTTCTTATTATGGGTTATTGAAGGAGGAGACGATTTAAAAGCAAAATTACCATTTGATAAGACAAATTTAGATGTTAAGATTGTTGATGATATGCAACCGTATAGAACTAGAAAGGTTCGTATCTTAAACGGTGCACATACCGCAATGGTTCCGTTTTCTATACTTTACGGCAATAAAACGGTAAAGCAATCTGTTGATGATTCATTTACTGGACCATTTATCCAAAAGGCTGTATTCAATGAAATTATTGATACATTGGATATGGATAGAGATGAGTTAAATAGTTTTGCTGATGAAATTTTCGACCGTTTTAGAAATCCATTTATTATTCATAACTTATCGAGTATTGCTTTAAATACGGTTTCAAAGTTTAAAGTACGTGTATTACCAAGTTTGTTAGGTTATGTAGAAGTAAATAATAAAATACCAACAAATTTAACTTTTGCTTTTGCTGCGTTAATCCGTTTTTATAAAGGCACTTTTAATGGTGAAGATTTACCAGTACAAGATAGTGACGATATTGTTGCTAATTTTGCTAAAATTTGGGAATCTAGTGATTATTCAGAAATAGCAAATGCAGTATTAAGCAATGAAGAATATTGGGGTGAAGATTTAACAAAAGTTAAAAATTTATCTGAAGCTGTAACGTTAGCTTTAAAAGAAATTGATACTAACGGAATTGAGGCAGGTTTTGCTAATTATAGTAAAACGTATTAG
- a CDS encoding alpha-L-arabinofuranosidase C-terminal domain-containing protein — translation MNKTLLSLAIVVAMAFKTSAQTTNTATIDATSGNINIISKYIYSQFSEHLGNCIYDGIWVGKDSKIPNQAGIRTDVVEALKKLHVPALRWPGGCFADEYHWKDGIGLTKDRPKMINTNWGVVTEDNSFGTDEFMDLCQKLDCEAYISGNLGSGTVQEMSQWVEYLNSDNVSPMTDLRKQNGREKSYGVKFWGVGNESWGCGGKMKAQYYADKALQFSAFLKNYGSNNLKQIAVGPNATDYNWTDVLMRETGTHFWGISLHYYTTLNGSATNFKESEWFKVMQSTLKMEEIIEKHAAIMDTYDPYKKVGLVVDEWGTWFDVEPNTNPGFLYQQNSLRDALVAGVNLNIFNNHSDRVKMTCIAQVVNVLQSMILTKGENMVLTPTYYVFDMFKVHQDAYLVPSELSCENYMYEGASVPALNMSSSIDNDGKMHISICNLHATKNEKLVCNLKGFDPLGITGKIITANKLNAYNSFDDPIQISDKLFSDFSFKKNQLTINIPPHSVITLEVDGDLNVGNESVKLKKPVKGIKYKLYDGDWEVIPDYKNLQPIKTGLVNNIVFPEDIPGSNFLLIYDGFIKIEKDGLYNFSLASDDGAKLFINNNMVINNDGRHGTVEHEGIKYLGKGFYPFRLEYFQAGGGKVLELNKLVKVNNSYEPVKFKDEDFWHEK, via the coding sequence ATGAATAAAACATTACTAAGCCTTGCCATAGTGGTTGCTATGGCTTTTAAAACCTCTGCACAAACAACAAATACAGCAACCATAGATGCCACAAGTGGCAATATCAATATTATTAGCAAATACATTTATAGTCAGTTTTCTGAACATTTAGGCAATTGTATTTATGATGGTATTTGGGTAGGGAAGGATTCTAAAATTCCAAACCAAGCAGGTATTAGAACGGATGTTGTGGAAGCTCTAAAAAAACTACATGTACCAGCATTGCGTTGGCCTGGTGGTTGTTTTGCTGATGAATACCACTGGAAGGATGGTATCGGTTTAACAAAAGACAGACCAAAAATGATAAATACCAATTGGGGTGTTGTAACAGAAGACAATAGTTTTGGAACCGACGAATTTATGGATTTGTGCCAAAAGCTAGATTGTGAAGCTTACATAAGCGGAAACTTAGGAAGCGGAACGGTTCAAGAAATGTCTCAGTGGGTTGAATACCTTAATTCAGATAACGTGAGCCCAATGACTGATCTGCGTAAACAGAACGGTCGAGAAAAATCATACGGTGTTAAATTTTGGGGTGTTGGTAATGAATCTTGGGGTTGTGGTGGAAAAATGAAAGCACAATACTATGCAGACAAAGCACTCCAATTTTCTGCATTTCTTAAAAATTATGGTTCCAATAATTTAAAGCAAATTGCAGTTGGTCCAAATGCGACCGATTACAATTGGACCGATGTTTTGATGCGAGAAACAGGTACTCATTTTTGGGGAATATCACTTCATTATTACACAACTTTGAATGGTTCGGCCACAAATTTTAAAGAAAGTGAATGGTTTAAGGTGATGCAATCTACGCTTAAAATGGAGGAAATTATAGAAAAACATGCCGCGATTATGGATACGTATGATCCCTATAAAAAAGTAGGACTTGTGGTAGACGAGTGGGGGACTTGGTTTGACGTCGAGCCAAATACAAATCCTGGATTTTTGTATCAGCAGAATTCATTACGTGATGCTTTAGTCGCAGGCGTCAACCTAAATATATTTAACAATCATAGCGATCGCGTTAAAATGACTTGTATTGCGCAAGTCGTTAATGTGCTTCAGTCCATGATACTTACCAAAGGAGAAAACATGGTGCTTACACCAACATATTATGTTTTTGATATGTTTAAAGTTCACCAAGATGCTTATTTGGTGCCGTCAGAATTGAGTTGTGAAAATTATATGTATGAAGGTGCATCTGTTCCTGCACTTAATATGTCATCTTCAATCGATAATGATGGTAAAATGCATATTTCCATTTGTAATTTGCACGCCACCAAAAACGAAAAATTAGTATGCAATTTAAAAGGATTCGATCCGCTAGGCATAACAGGTAAAATTATAACAGCCAATAAGCTGAATGCCTACAATAGCTTTGATGATCCTATTCAAATTAGTGATAAATTATTCTCAGATTTCAGTTTTAAAAAGAATCAGTTAACTATAAATATACCACCACATTCAGTAATAACACTGGAGGTAGATGGTGACTTAAATGTAGGTAACGAATCCGTTAAACTTAAAAAGCCAGTAAAAGGCATTAAGTACAAACTTTATGATGGTGATTGGGAAGTGATTCCCGATTATAAAAATTTACAACCTATAAAAACGGGCTTGGTAAACAATATTGTATTTCCTGAAGATATTCCTGGAAGTAATTTTCTATTGATTTATGATGGTTTTATTAAAATTGAAAAGGATGGATTATATAACTTTTCATTAGCTTCAGATGATGGTGCTAAACTGTTTATAAATAATAATATGGTCATTAATAATGATGGTCGTCATGGGACAGTAGAACATGAAGGAATCAAATATTTAGGAAAAGGATTTTATCCTTTCAGGTTAGAATATTTTCAAGCAGGTGGAGGTAAAGTTTTAGAATTAAATAAGCTTGTAAAAGTGAACAATAGTTATGAGCCCGTGAAATTTAAAGATGAAGACTTTTGGCATGAGAAGTAG